The DNA window TCCGCATCGGCCCCGCGGCATGGCTGCCGCGGGGCCGATCCGTCTGCCGTCGCCACCCTCCCGAACCGTACGTCAGGCCGCCGCGGCGCTCAGGGGTGAACGACCGAGCGCTCCGGGTTCGGCCCCTCCCACTCCTCGGCAAGGAGCTTCTCCCATTCGTTCAGCACGTTCGACAGGCGGAACTCCTCGCGGCCGCGTACCTGCAGGCGGCCGTTCTCCTTCCAGTCGATGATCCGCTGGATCACCGCGTCGGGGTCCGACATATCCATCAGTTCGTCGGGATGGTAGCGGACTTCCTCGTTGGCCCCCAGATACCCGCCGATCCAGGGCGTACCCACCGCGTCGGCCTCCGCGTGCACCAGGCCGAACGTCTCCGGCCGCCGTACGTTGCAGTCGAGGACCATGAACGAGCTGCGCACCTCCTGGATCACGTCCTTCCACGGCAGCTTGCCCAGGTACACCACCCGGTCCGTGGGAAGCTCGAAGCCCATCTCCCGGTACCCGGGGCTCGCCACGTACAAACGCACGTCCCGCAGCTGCGGGTAATGGGGGAACCGGGAGAAGAGGGTCAGCGTTTCGCGGAGCCCTTTGTCGGGGATGGAGAAGTAGATGAACTTGTCGGGGTCTACCGGCGTGGCGTCCGGCTGCAGGTCGTCGGGGATCGGGTTGTAGATGTACACCACGCGGTTCTCGTCGCCAGCGTAGCCGAACGCGCGCATGCAGTTGATCCACTGCTCCCGCTGCCACGCGCTCACCAGGATCGCGGTGCCGTTGTTTCCGATCAGCGCCTCCGTGTCCATAACGAACGGTTCGCCGGGGACCGGGACGTCCTGGTAGTACTCGAACCCGCGGGCCCGGGGCCACCGCTTCGAAATCTCGTCCAGCCGCCGAGCCGACCACACGCATACTACGTGGGTGGGGACGAAGTCTCCGATGTCCGTGAACGGCGTGACCTCAACGCCGTTCACGATCGCGCGGTCGGCACGGCCAAGCTGGGCGATGCACACGCGGTGGCCGCGCCTCACGAGCCCTTCCGCGATCCGGGTGACGGTGCTCTCAGTGCCCCCCTGCGGCTTGTTTTCCAGCGTGTTTCCGTCGTACGGCTTGCCGGTCACCTCGTCCACGAACAGGATGCGGTACATTCAGTCACTCCTGACGAAGAATGGCGGAACGGGAAGCGACCCCGCGAGGGGGCACGCGCGTGAAACGAGGCGTCGGCGGCGCCGGTGGACGACCGGGTCGGTCGATCGGCTGGACGGAGAAGAGCACCGCCAGCCGGCCGTCCACGTCCGCCGGGTCGATCCACCCCGGGACGTGCCAGTCCGCGACACCAGCCCGGTGTGCATCCGGCACCCGACGGGGAACGGGGAACGGCATGGCCGGGGTGGAGCCCGCCCGCGCCGTCTCCACCAGCGTCGCCGGCGAAACGCCCTCGGCCGGCGCGGAGGCGCGGCCGGCGGCGGCCCGGACGGAGCGGCCCGGCGCGTCTCACCGGGACACCAGCAGGTCGGCGGCCGGGTCCACCCGCTGGACCGTGAACGCCGGCTCGGAGAGCCGCCGGCCCACCACCACGGGGTCCAGCCAGCGCGCGTCGGGGCGGGTCCGGAGCACCAGCCCCGCCCGGACCATCCACATCAGCGCCTGGGCCACGGGCGCCGAATCGGGCCCGGGGTCGGCGATCTCCCCGGCCACGAACGCGGGCGACTCGCGCAGCACCTCCAGCAGCACCTCCACCGCGCCGCGGTGCTCCTCGGGGACGGGGACGTCGTACGGGTAGAAGACGTCGTCGGGGCGCACGCTCCCCGCGCCGGGGTGGACGGGGGTCGCCAGTGAGACGACCTGGTCGGGCGCCAGCGGCTCGCCGGCGGGGACGTGCCACGCGGAGCCGGCGGTGAACGGGGTCACCAGCGCGGCGTACAGCGCCTCGGCGCGCGGGCTCCGGCGGTACGCCGGGCCCGGCAGGCGGGGCTCGCACACCGACCAGAACTCCTCGGCGAAAGCGGTGGCCCGCAGCGGCTCGGCGGGCGCCGCCCCGCCCCGGACGCTCGCGGCGACGACCTCGTGCAGCGCCCCCTCCAGCGCCGCCAGGGAGTAGCGCGCGGCCACGGAGCCCGGGCACCGCTCGCGGAGCTCGCGGCGCGCGCCGTCGTCGCGGAGGAGGCGGACGATCTGGTTGATGGCCTCCCACCACGAGCACTTGACCCCCGTGGGGGTGGAGACCGTGCTCACCCGGCAGCCGGTCACGCCGTCGACGATGGTGTCGATGAGCCCTCCCCAGGCGGCGCCCACCACCGGCGTCCCGCACGCCATCGCCTCCACCTGCGCCATCCCGAAGTTCTCGTCGGGGTTCAGCGTGAGGCTCACCGCCACGTCGGCCGCGTTGTACAGCTCGCGGAGGCGGCGGGTGTCCAGGCTCCCGGGGGTGTGGACGCGGTCGGCCGCGTCCATCCGCGCGATCAGCCGCGAGTAGGTGGCGGAGAGCGACACCGTCCTCACCCCGAACCGCTCCAGCCCCTTCTGCTCCGTCCCCATGGGGCCGGCCAGCACCAGGTGCGCGCCGGGGACCTGCTCGCGGACGACCTCGAAGACGGCGAGGAGGGTGTGCACGTTCTTCTCGGGGATCACGCGCCCGGAAAAAAGGACGACCCGGTCGTCGTCCCCCCAGCGGAACCGCCGCCGGGCGGCGCGCCGCTCGTCGTCGCCCAGGGGGTGGAACTCCTCCGCGCCGGTGAACGGGACCACGCGGACCCCCGCGTTCCCGAGGAGGAGGCGGGCGATCTCCACCTCGGGGGCGCAGTTCACCAGCATCACGTCGGCGGAGGTCAGGTACGG is part of the Longimicrobium sp. genome and encodes:
- a CDS encoding glycosyltransferase family 4 protein, with the translated sequence MSGGEKGGPARVGVVLGSAFPLASLARINRGIFLALSARHELVHLPPEYPYASPEERRAMAEAFLRRCDVVAGLPDLPLLAARARIGSRVPYLYFTHGDLSAGAWDVRAALPYLTSADVMLVNCAPEVEIARLLLGNAGVRVVPFTGAEEFHPLGDDERRAARRRFRWGDDDRVVLFSGRVIPEKNVHTLLAVFEVVREQVPGAHLVLAGPMGTEQKGLERFGVRTVSLSATYSRLIARMDAADRVHTPGSLDTRRLRELYNAADVAVSLTLNPDENFGMAQVEAMACGTPVVGAAWGGLIDTIVDGVTGCRVSTVSTPTGVKCSWWEAINQIVRLLRDDGARRELRERCPGSVAARYSLAALEGALHEVVAASVRGGAAPAEPLRATAFAEEFWSVCEPRLPGPAYRRSPRAEALYAALVTPFTAGSAWHVPAGEPLAPDQVVSLATPVHPGAGSVRPDDVFYPYDVPVPEEHRGAVEVLLEVLRESPAFVAGEIADPGPDSAPVAQALMWMVRAGLVLRTRPDARWLDPVVVGRRLSEPAFTVQRVDPAADLLVSR